The uncultured Dysgonomonas sp. genome contains the following window.
GCGTCTGTTTTCACAGCGGAGAAAGGCACACCTTCATCGCCACCTTCGATAAAGAGTTTTATAAATCGCCCATCGAATTTTCCGTCACTGATGACACCTCTTAGTTCAGCATCATAAGCTTCGATGGGGATGATAACTGTATCAGAGGAATAGCGTACACCCTTGAGTGGTACACGTTCGGCTCCGTTAACCAGATATACTGTCGCCGAATCTGTCGCCGTATTTACTACATCGAAAAGGAATGGGAACTTCTGATCAGAAACGGAGAACTCGCCGCGCCATTTGCCGTCGGTCAGTTTGTTATTTACTTCCTTGTTGCACGAGGCCAGAGAGATGAGCCCGGCCAGGCTTGCTATCATATATTTTTCCATACGCTAAAAAAGTTAGTCCTGACCATCTTTGCCTTGTCTGAATTTGTGGTAGATCTTATGGGAGTAATTACACCACATCTTCGCGACAATGACAAAGAATGTATCAGGACAAAAATACATACTAGTTTCTAAATATCCATGGCTTTGTTTCTATTTTGTCATTGCCTTGTACTGACAATGCCTGTTGATAGTTAGCCTTATTCACATTTTGTTCTTTAGTAGGATAATACAAGCGGCTTGGAACTCCCCCATCACCGAAGAGAGGATCGAAGCGATATGTTACTGCTCTGGTTTCTATTTCGCCCTCGAATACAACATCACCTTCCTGTATGAGGAAATCGGGAAACCCTGTCCGGCGGTATTCGCTCCATGCTTCCAGTCCTTGCATATATAATGCGATATATTTCTGGGTTAAGACATTCTTCTGGTTAGCCGCAGGCAGTTTAGACAGGTAGTCTGTAACTTTGTCGGCCGCGACACCCCATTTTTCAAGCGAGGCTTGTACTCCTGCCTGATAATCGTTTTGACTCCAGTTATTGTATTCGGAAATCAGGAAGGCAACTTCAGCATATTCCATCAGAACTTCGGCGTAATTGGCCGCATTGATTGCAGCACCCGGTAAGCTCACATCATTAGCGGAAAACTTACCTGCCTGATCATTTGCCAATCCGTATGGTAGACCTACATAAGTATTCGTTGTGGTAGTCGGTAATGCGTATGCAGACAAGCGCGGGTCGGCTACAGGAAGTACCGGATTACTGCCTTTTAGCAGGTCGACAAGGATATGAGAAACAGCAAAATCTTTCCGGTTCGCTGTTACAGTGGCCCTATAGAGAGGTGCCTCATTCGGAGATGTGGCAGAATATTTGAAAGCAGCATTGTCGGAGTTACCAGTAAATACTCCTTTATTCAATGCATCTTCAAAATGGGATTTATACAATGTATTGTTCTTCTCTTTCAGGCGGGTGGCAAAACGCAGACGGAGCGAATTGGCAAATTTCGCCCATTTGGCATTACTACCTGCGTAAATAATATCAGCCTTGCCGAATGTAGTCTCCCCCTGATACTTAATAAGGGTATCTCCGGCCGCTTTTAGTTCGCTCAACAGGTCAGTATAGATTTTTTCCTGTGCTGCATACGCCGGAGTGATATTCTCCGGATTTTGTTGTAATGCCTGAAAATCGGCATCTTTAGTGCCATACGACTGGTAAGGAATGTTACCGAATACATCTGTCAATGCATAGAAAGCATAACTCTTGAGTACGCGGCTGATGGCTATCTGGGTTGCATTGCGTCCTACGCCATTTGCAGTGGCCACGTCTTTTGTGGCAGGGTCGGTATTCAGTTTGATTATTTCCTCCAGATTATTCAATGTCTTATAGAGTCCTTTCCAGTAATCGTCTGAATAACTGAAAGGAATATCGTAACGCGACTGTGTTGTATACGTATTCTGTGCAAAATACTGAACAAACAACATAGAGCCTCTCAATGATACTTGTTCGCTGCGTAGGTTATCGACAAGTAATTTCTCGGAAGAAGTGATTAAGGATGTAGTAGGCACGGACGATGGACGGTTAGGGTCCTCATTGATATCATCTACGCATGATGTGGATAATAGCAATGATGTGAAAGCACCTAATATATATAGCTTATTTATTTTCATAATCGTTTTATTGTATTTTAGCTAAAATAGAGTATTTGATAATATATTGTTCCAATATAACTGCCTGTTATTTTTTGAGCTTAGTAAAGTAATAAACAGGTCTGCGACCTTAAAATTTGAAACCAAGGTTTAGTCCGTATGTTACCGGAGTAGGGATATTACCACCTTCTATACCCTGTACATTGCCGCTACTGTTTGTCAATTCCGGGTCTATATCTTTACTCTTTGTATAAATATTCCATAGATTGCGAGCATAGGCTGTTACACTAACACTTTCGATTCTCCATTTGGGCAATCTGAAAGTGTAACCAAATGTTAATTCTCTCAGTTTGATGAATGTTGCATCGAATACAGTATAAGCTGTTGGCCCATTGTATTGGTTTTGTGCCCATGCCTGAGCGGTTATGTTCTTAGAGTTCTGAGCTGTATTACTTACGCTATATGTACCATCGGAGTTGAATACTACATCTCCTGTAACACCATCAAGGACAGTGCCTGTTTCACGGATATTATCAGCAGCCGTTGATTTCAGTATACCGGAATACATCCCCACTTTGTAGGTCTGGGAGAAGAACTTGCCTCCTACCCGCGAGTCGATAAGGAAACCAAACGTGAAGTCTTTATATCTTAGCTGATTCTGAAAGCTCCACAAGAAGTCAGGCAATACACTGCCTAGCGGAACAAACTGATCTGTACGCATATATACACCGTCTTTATCCACTACCTTTTGTCCGTCGGGCGCATACACAAAGTCATAGCCCATTATCTGTCCGTAACTATCTCCTTCTTTTGCTACCAGTGACACTAACGTGTTGCTCAGCTGGAGAGTATTTACAGCTTCGGAAAGTTTGATAATCTTATTGCTGTTCTTAGAAAAGTTTGCAATTGCTGTCC
Protein-coding sequences here:
- a CDS encoding SusD/RagB family nutrient-binding outer membrane lipoprotein, which produces MKINKLYILGAFTSLLLSTSCVDDINEDPNRPSSVPTTSLITSSEKLLVDNLRSEQVSLRGSMLFVQYFAQNTYTTQSRYDIPFSYSDDYWKGLYKTLNNLEEIIKLNTDPATKDVATANGVGRNATQIAISRVLKSYAFYALTDVFGNIPYQSYGTKDADFQALQQNPENITPAYAAQEKIYTDLLSELKAAGDTLIKYQGETTFGKADIIYAGSNAKWAKFANSLRLRFATRLKEKNNTLYKSHFEDALNKGVFTGNSDNAAFKYSATSPNEAPLYRATVTANRKDFAVSHILVDLLKGSNPVLPVADPRLSAYALPTTTTNTYVGLPYGLANDQAGKFSANDVSLPGAAINAANYAEVLMEYAEVAFLISEYNNWSQNDYQAGVQASLEKWGVAADKVTDYLSKLPAANQKNVLTQKYIALYMQGLEAWSEYRRTGFPDFLIQEGDVVFEGEIETRAVTYRFDPLFGDGGVPSRLYYPTKEQNVNKANYQQALSVQGNDKIETKPWIFRN